GAGACGTGCTGTCCCAGTTCCTCCGCCGCCTCCCACCGGTCCAAGGGGTCCGGCGCCCCCAATGCCCGTTCGAGATCCCCGAGGTCCCGAAGGTAGTACCCGGCTTGGACGGCCTGGGCCAGCGGCTCCCGGGACTCGCGTGCCTCGCGCTCGGCCCGGGCCCGCACCATCCGCGCGGACCAGTTGGGGAGCTGAGGCCCCAACGGGCTCGTCTTCAACCGCGCCTCCACCTCTTCCAGCAAGCCCGAGACGAGCAGCCCCTCCAGCTCCAAGCTCAGCAGCGACACCTTGGCCTCCTCCCGGTGGCGCCCCGCCGGAAAGTCCCTCAGGTACGCAAAGAGCTTCGTCGCCCCCGAAGCCCGCGCCTGGGCGAAGGACTGCGTGTCCAGCCGCTCCTCAACTTGGAGCCTCCGGGGGTCGTCCTCCGCGCCTCGCAGGAAGGACGCGAGCTGCGTCGCATCCTCGGTCGAGGCCAGCTCCACGCGTTCCGCCTCCGTCAACAACCGCTTCGCCTCGTCCCGCTGGGCGCCCTCGGGATGGTCCGCCAGGAACTGGCGCCAGCCCGCCACCGTGTTCGCCCCCTTCGCGGCGTTGAAGCGCAGCCCCTCCAGCAGCGAGCTCGCCGCACGCGCCTGGGCCGCCTCCGGGTAGGACTCCAGGAAGCGCTTGTAGGCCACCACCGTGTGCAGCTTCCGCGCTTCCGCGAACTCCAGCTCCTCGATGCGCACCTGCACCGCCTCGGCGAGCGTGTCCTGGGGGTGCTCCCGGAGAAAGGCGCGGTAGGCCTCCACCGTGTCGGCCTCTTTGGCCCGTTGGTAGGCCCGGGACGCGCAACCTGTGAGGAGCAGCAGGACCACCAGGGGAAGGAGCTTGGCCATCACCCCACCCTTACCCCACCGGCCCGGAGAGGGAAAACCTGAGCCCTGGCGGACGGTTGCCTGGGTAGGTTTTTTGACGACACCGCCTCTCCCCCTGACCATGGGCCCGTGGACTTGCAGGGAGGTTCCATGAAGTGCTTCGCGCTGGTGGCTGGGGTGTTGTGGATGACGGGGTGCGCCACGGGGGGACCGATGGGAGGCCAGATGGCCTTCGAGGGGCTGCGCTACCGCCCCCTCACCCCTTCAGCGGCGCCGCGCGACATTCCGGAAGAGGCGGAGTCCCCGGCGCCCGCACTCGCCCAGGGGCCTGTGGAGAAGCCCTCCCGCTCCCCCGCGTCTCCCGCTTCCAAGCCCGCCCCCCGCGTGGCCCGCGCCCCGGCGAAGAAGCCCGCCTCCCCTGCCCGTTCCGAGGTGTCCCCCAGCGCGCGTGACACGGTGCTCGCCACCGCCCGGGCCCTGGTGGGCCAGAGCCAGGTGAAGGTGAAGGGCCGCCCCTACTCGGCGGACTGCACCGGCCTCGTCGAGGCCGCCTACGCGTCCGCGGGCATCGCCCTCCGAGGTACCTCGAAGCCTGGGGACAACGGCGTCACCGCCATCTACCGGCACGCACAAGCCCATGGCCGGGTGTACACCCGGGGCCAGCCCGCGCCCGGGGACATCGTCTTCTTCCGGGAGACGTATGATCAAAACCGCGATGGGCGCCGCAACGACGGGCTCACCCACGTGGGGCTGGTGGACAAGGTGGCGGCGGATGGCACCGTCACCGTCATCCACCGCGTCAAACGGGGCGTGGTCCGCTACCGCATGAACCTGGCGCAGCCCAGTACCGCCAAGGACGCTCGCAGCGGCCAAGTCCTCAACGACACGCTTCGCGCCCCCAGCTCCGGCCACGCCTTCGCCCTCACCGGACAACTCTTCGCGGCCTACGCCACCGTGCTGCCTGCTCCCGCGCCGGTGGCCGTGGCCAGCCGGTAATCAGGACGAGGCGCGAGCGGTGCGATCCCACGCGGCCTTCTGCGCGTTGCGCAGGAACCGCCAGAAGCCCACCACGATGGCCAGGTTCATCGTCACGAAGTAGTACGCGACCGAGGCAATCCGCCGCCCCGTGCCCTTGAGCACCCCAGCCTTGCCCAGGTACGCCAGCGCGTAGAACAGCGCCTGGAAGAAGAGCGTGAACTGGTAGAAGAGGCTGTCCATCAGGAAGAGGTTCGCCATCAGCGCCAACGCCATCAGCGCCGGCGCACACCAGCGCAAGAGCTTGTGCGACCAGAAAGCGAAGGCCGGGAAGCCCGCCGTGGGCAGCAACAGCCCGGGCACCATCTTCAAGCTCTGGAAGTTCCCGGCCGCGATGCGCGCCCGGCGGCCAAACTCCTTGCCGTAATCCTCCGTCGTCTCCTCGTGGGCCACCGCCGCCGCCTCGTAGACGACCTTGTAGCCCTTCTCCAGGATGCGCAGCGGAATGACGAAGTCGTCCACGATGGTGGAGGGCGGCAGCTGCGTGAAGAGCGTCCTGCGGATGGCGTACAGGCCTCCGTTGGCCCCCACCACCGCCCCGCGCTTGCCCTCGTAGAACTTGATGAACGACTCGTAGCTCCAGTACGCGCTCTCCTCGTAGTCCTGCTTCGTCGGGTTGTAGAGCCGCAGCTTGCCGCAGACGGCCCCCACCTCGGGATCCTCGAAGTGGCGCACCAACGCCTCGATGGCGCCCGGCTCAATCATCGTGTTCGCGTCCGAGAGGACGATGATGTCCCCTTGGGCCATGGGAATGCAGCGGTTGAGCACCGTCGTCTTCCCAGCGCGCGGCGCGGGTGACAGCCGGACCCGCGGATCCGTGCACTCGCGCACCAGATCATCCGTGCCGTCCGAGGAACCGTCCGAGCCGATCAGCACCTCGAAGCGATCCTCCGGATACTTCAGCGCGAAGCTGTTCTGCAGCTTCTGCTGAATGCAGCTGGCCTCATTGTAGGCCGCCACCACCAGGCTCACCGACGGCAGCGGTCCTGCCCGAGACTCCCGGCGCCGATTGGAGCCCGTGCGCATGAACCGGATGGACTGAAAAGCCTGGGCCACCCCATCCATGGCGCACAGGAACAGCGGGTAGAAAAAATATGTGTGCAAAAGCAGCAGGGCGGCACACCAGAATAGACCTTCCGCCATCACCTTGCCTCCATGTTCCGGGTCCTTGAACCCGGAAGGGAGGTAGCAAGGGGTATGCCGGAACAGGGATGCCTGCGCCGCTCGGGGAACCACCCTCTCAAGCGCTAAGAAGGCATGTGACTCTGAACTTCTTCCAGCCCCTGCCGCCTGGAGGCTGAAACCGTGTCAGGGACTGGGCGCGGTGGCTTCCTGGGCGGAGACCGCCCATTGCCTGAGCTTGCGAGCAAGCGTGTGGTTCGGGTTGAGGGTCACCACCGCGTCGAGCAAGGCCCTCGCGGCCGAGGGATCTCCCAACCGCAAGGACATCCTCGCCTCCAGGACATAGACGCGAAGGAAGGTGCTGTCCCGGCTCCGCACCTGGGTCAGTTCCTCGGACAACTTCATCAGCGCGTCCGGCGGCACACGGGTGTGGAGACCGTGCTCGGCGAAGGCCACGGCGCTCCAGTGCGCCGGATTCTCCACCTTGCGAAACCGCTCGGCCATCCCCAGCCCTGTGGGGCTGCCCATCACGCCTCCTTGGATCGCCTGGGCCTTCAGCCGCGCCAGCACATCGGAAGCAGGCTCTGTCTCGGGCGCCTTCCGGATGACGGCACTGGCCTCTTCGAGCTGCTGGGTCAACTCCGCCGCGATGGCCTCCAGCGGCTGACGCTGTTTCCACACCCCATCCAGCTCATCCTTCCGCGCGTTGGCCCGGCTGTTCCACTCCCCCAGGGACTTCTCCTTCTCCAGGGCGGAGATCTCCTGGCGCAGCCTCGCCTCCTCGCTTGCGAGCCACTCGAGCTCGGCCTTCGTGTCGTCCAACCGCAGGGCCAGCGCGACCACCAGCTCCGCCTGAGCCTCCGTGTATTTCGGATACGTGCCCACCAGCTTGCGCAACCGCTCGATGGCTTGGGAGAGAGAGGCCGGATCATCGCGCCGCAGCAGGAGCACCGCTTCGTCCTTGGTGCTCACCGCCTCGGAGGGCAGCTCCGAAGCCCGGTTGCGCCAGGCCGGATACGTCAACCAGGCCGTCAGACCGAGCACCACCGCGGCAGCCAAGGCGATCAGGAGCCGCTCCCGTCCCCCGCCCCCTGGCACGGACTCTTCGGGAGAACGGGGCCCTGACGGGCTGTTCGGCAGGAGCAGCTCCGGAGGAAGCTCCAACGCCGTGGCCCGGCGCGCGGCAGGAGGGCTTCCCCCCCATGGGCTCGCGGGTTCCGCAGGCAGGGACGGCAGCGAGGGCCGGGACTCGCCACCCACCTCCGGCATGCTCCAGGGAACCTCGGGCGAGGGCTTCTTCTCGCGCAGCCCCGGAGGAAGAACCTTGCCTCCCTCGCCCTCCGCAGACCGGAGCTGCGCCGCGCCAAACGCCTGGGTCGTGCTGGGCGGAGGTGCCTGAGCCGCCTGAGCAATGGAAGCCGCGCCAAACACCTGCGTCGTACTGGGTGGAGTCGCCTGGGACGCCTGAGGAATGGAAGCCGCGCCAAACGCCTGCGTCGTACTGGGCGAGGGCGCCTGAGCCGCCTGGGCGATGGAGACCGCGCCAAACACCTGCGTCGTGCTGGGCGGAGGTGCCTTGGCTGCCTGGGCAATGGAGGCCGCGCCAAACACCTGCGTCGTGCTGACCGTTGGGCGCGGCGGCGGCGCACCGAACAGCTGGGTCTTGCCCAAAGAGGCCGCGGAGGCTGGGGGAAGCGCGGTCCCGAAAGCGGGCGTCCTCTCCCCTTCTTCCGGCACTGCCTGAATGGCAGCAGTGCCGTACACCGGCGTCACGTCCTCCTGGGAGCCTGCTCCTGCCTTGGGCGCAGCCTTCGCGGGGGAACCCCCGAAGAGCAGGGTCTCGTTGACCGCGGGAGGCCGGTTTCCCCCCGGCGCCTTGGGCCCAGGAGGGCTGGCCTTCTGGCCCGGCAGGAGCGTCTGACCCGCTGGGGTCGCCGTGAAGACGAAGCTGCACCGCGTGCATTGCACCGATGCCCCCACCGGCGGCAACAACCGGGGGTCGAGGTCATACCGCATCGAGCATTGAGGGCATGCGATCTGCACTCTGCGTGCTTACCACACCCCCCCAGGAGGTGGCGTCTCTCG
This genomic window from Stigmatella ashevillena contains:
- a CDS encoding HEAT repeat domain-containing protein, with protein sequence MAKLLPLVVLLLLTGCASRAYQRAKEADTVEAYRAFLREHPQDTLAEAVQVRIEELEFAEARKLHTVVAYKRFLESYPEAAQARAASSLLEGLRFNAAKGANTVAGWRQFLADHPEGAQRDEAKRLLTEAERVELASTEDATQLASFLRGAEDDPRRLQVEERLDTQSFAQARASGATKLFAYLRDFPAGRHREEAKVSLLSLELEGLLVSGLLEEVEARLKTSPLGPQLPNWSARMVRARAEREARESREPLAQAVQAGYYLRDLGDLERALGAPDPLDRWEAAEELGQHVSVRALEPLLTAFRTGRNPLIRLRALESLQNVLRALPREVAEYEVASRLEGLRERASSAEVYLTVAALLDLTGQLELAATEYQRAFDAGAPDPVVLRRWVQLRQERRQPFSAAVAARQLALWALGVAREEGVSAEGGVPLASARQLCAAVENARFAADVISQVRQTATEFPEDLEGFGVLASDAVKLSEARLADAELLMRERNPHARVCRDRQVRERLDSAVKERTAALEAVGSKLPKMAPLLWALVKDRDPVPEVRAVAAARLSALKGQGN
- a CDS encoding CHAP domain-containing protein; translated protein: MKCFALVAGVLWMTGCATGGPMGGQMAFEGLRYRPLTPSAAPRDIPEEAESPAPALAQGPVEKPSRSPASPASKPAPRVARAPAKKPASPARSEVSPSARDTVLATARALVGQSQVKVKGRPYSADCTGLVEAAYASAGIALRGTSKPGDNGVTAIYRHAQAHGRVYTRGQPAPGDIVFFRETYDQNRDGRRNDGLTHVGLVDKVAADGTVTVIHRVKRGVVRYRMNLAQPSTAKDARSGQVLNDTLRAPSSGHAFALTGQLFAAYATVLPAPAPVAVASR
- a CDS encoding glycosyltransferase family 2 protein, with protein sequence MAEGLFWCAALLLLHTYFFYPLFLCAMDGVAQAFQSIRFMRTGSNRRRESRAGPLPSVSLVVAAYNEASCIQQKLQNSFALKYPEDRFEVLIGSDGSSDGTDDLVRECTDPRVRLSPAPRAGKTTVLNRCIPMAQGDIIVLSDANTMIEPGAIEALVRHFEDPEVGAVCGKLRLYNPTKQDYEESAYWSYESFIKFYEGKRGAVVGANGGLYAIRRTLFTQLPPSTIVDDFVIPLRILEKGYKVVYEAAAVAHEETTEDYGKEFGRRARIAAGNFQSLKMVPGLLLPTAGFPAFAFWSHKLLRWCAPALMALALMANLFLMDSLFYQFTLFFQALFYALAYLGKAGVLKGTGRRIASVAYYFVTMNLAIVVGFWRFLRNAQKAAWDRTARASS
- a CDS encoding zinc-ribbon domain-containing protein, which codes for MQIACPQCSMRYDLDPRLLPPVGASVQCTRCSFVFTATPAGQTLLPGQKASPPGPKAPGGNRPPAVNETLLFGGSPAKAAPKAGAGSQEDVTPVYGTAAIQAVPEEGERTPAFGTALPPASAASLGKTQLFGAPPPRPTVSTTQVFGAASIAQAAKAPPPSTTQVFGAVSIAQAAQAPSPSTTQAFGAASIPQASQATPPSTTQVFGAASIAQAAQAPPPSTTQAFGAAQLRSAEGEGGKVLPPGLREKKPSPEVPWSMPEVGGESRPSLPSLPAEPASPWGGSPPAARRATALELPPELLLPNSPSGPRSPEESVPGGGGRERLLIALAAAVVLGLTAWLTYPAWRNRASELPSEAVSTKDEAVLLLRRDDPASLSQAIERLRKLVGTYPKYTEAQAELVVALALRLDDTKAELEWLASEEARLRQEISALEKEKSLGEWNSRANARKDELDGVWKQRQPLEAIAAELTQQLEEASAVIRKAPETEPASDVLARLKAQAIQGGVMGSPTGLGMAERFRKVENPAHWSAVAFAEHGLHTRVPPDALMKLSEELTQVRSRDSTFLRVYVLEARMSLRLGDPSAARALLDAVVTLNPNHTLARKLRQWAVSAQEATAPSP